From a region of the Triticum aestivum cultivar Chinese Spring chromosome 7D, IWGSC CS RefSeq v2.1, whole genome shotgun sequence genome:
- the LOC123167345 gene encoding uncharacterized protein, translated as MRHGTASHLRRCPTALPPISGDAPSLNPASHLLRRAVLNPASSLASPPLAPERGRPSHGAKLTAVTSTTPSSHSIAAGAPNLASSMTPPLHSYSAGTCQFVWSITVRQFVGGIRRIRRAAAALTLQWLPAQGGYRDATVVEESAAFHGLRPPSRIFSYKQPEENDAQASCSPSPGEGELSSTTTWMWMLMLLHWASSKGTTGLRLSSLPSAARAKRLPAPC; from the exons ATGCGCCACGGCACCGCCTCCCACCTTCGGCGATGCCCCACGGCCCTGCCTCCCATCTCCGGCGACGCGCCATCCCTGAACCCCGCCTCCCATCTCCTTCGACGCGCCGTCCTGAACCCTGCCTCCTCTCTCGCGTCGCCCCCATTGGCCCCCGAGCGCGGCCGTCCCTCCCACGGAGCCAAGCTCACGGCCGTCACTTCCACCACGCCGAGCTCGCACTCCATCGCCGCTGGCGCCCCCAACCTCGCGTCATCCATGACCCCTCCATTACACTCCTATTCTGCAGGAACATGTCAGTTCGTGTGGAGCATAACAGTCCGTCAGTTCGTCGGTGGGATTCGCAGGATCCGCAG AGCGGCAGCAGCGCTCACTCTCCAATGGTTGCCCGCGCAAGGAGGATACAGGGATGCGACAGTGGTGGAGGAGTCAGCAGCGTTCCATGGCCTTCGTCCTCCTAGTCGCATCTTTTCTTATAAACAGCCAGAAGAAAACGACGCACAGGCTTCATGCTCTCCATCTCCTGGTGAAGGGGAGTTAAGCTCTACGACCACTTGGATGTGGATGCTCATGCTCCTCCACTGGGCGAGCTCCAAGGGCACCACGGGCTTGAGATTGTCATCTCTACCCTCGGCCGCGAGGGCCAAGAGGCTGCCTGCACCCTGCTAA